Proteins from one Deinococcus sp. AB2017081 genomic window:
- a CDS encoding 5-formyltetrahydrofolate cyclo-ligase → MTVNSAAPPGTTAGAYREQIWTALLRARACGYPVPPHGHHPNFTHARRAAHALLTHPEVAALRVLVVGPERALLPLRTLALRAGVTVYVPHQKKEGWYWRLTDVAGARLSAMPAVGEAVRTPDGAQGAVLACVAVDGHGARLGKGFGWGARGLHLGVPEYTLAHPLMMTPALPCPADSRVALIGTPGGMIAAQPRPEP, encoded by the coding sequence ATGACGGTGAATTCGGCCGCCCCGCCCGGAACCACGGCCGGCGCGTACCGCGAACAGATCTGGACGGCCCTGCTGCGTGCCCGCGCCTGCGGGTATCCAGTGCCCCCGCACGGGCACCACCCGAATTTCACGCACGCCCGCCGGGCCGCCCACGCCCTGCTGACCCACCCGGAGGTGGCGGCGCTGCGGGTGCTGGTCGTGGGGCCAGAGCGCGCCCTGCTGCCGCTGAGGACACTGGCGCTGCGGGCCGGCGTGACCGTGTATGTGCCGCACCAGAAGAAGGAAGGCTGGTACTGGCGGCTCACGGACGTGGCCGGGGCGCGCCTGTCGGCCATGCCCGCCGTGGGCGAGGCGGTGCGGACACCGGACGGTGCCCAGGGGGCGGTGCTCGCGTGTGTCGCCGTGGATGGCCATGGGGCGCGGCTGGGCAAGGGCTTCGGCTGGGGTGCCCGGGGCCTGCACCTGGGCGTGCCGGAATACACGCTGGCCCACCCGCTGATGATGACGCCGGCGCTGCCCTGCCCCGCCGATTCGCGGGTGGCGCTGATCGGCACCCCCGGCGGCATGATCGCGGCGCAGCCCCGTCCGGAACCCTGA